Proteins encoded together in one Corallococcus caeni window:
- a CDS encoding PspA/IM30 family protein: MFGFLKRKKTPPAPVDPLATFDRLIEDLERQAAEVRKSAATLLALKGELSRGVTRYTARLGDIAGRRQTAHDRGDAKGVGVLERDRVQTERLLESTRESLRRAERDSELLLGAASELGERVADLRIERESASARMAAGGVVTEALREQVERFDRVMALEAARDEVEKAHALADIYREEHRPPATPERAK, translated from the coding sequence ATGTTCGGCTTCCTCAAACGCAAGAAGACGCCTCCGGCGCCCGTGGACCCGCTGGCCACGTTCGACCGGCTCATCGAGGACCTGGAGCGCCAGGCAGCCGAGGTGCGCAAGTCCGCCGCCACGCTGCTGGCGCTCAAGGGCGAGCTCTCCCGCGGCGTGACGCGCTACACGGCCCGCCTGGGCGACATCGCCGGGCGGCGCCAGACGGCGCATGACCGGGGCGACGCGAAGGGCGTGGGCGTGCTGGAGCGCGACCGCGTGCAGACCGAGCGCCTGCTGGAGTCCACGCGCGAGTCGCTGCGGAGGGCGGAGCGGGACTCGGAGCTGCTGCTCGGCGCGGCCAGCGAGCTGGGCGAGCGCGTGGCGGACCTGCGCATCGAACGCGAGAGCGCCTCCGCGCGGATGGCCGCGGGCGGCGTCGTCACCGAGGCGCTGCGCGAACAGGTGGAGCGCTTCGACCGGGTGATGGCGCTGGAGGCCGCGCGCGACGAGGTGGAGAAGGCGCACGCCCTGGCGGACATCTACCGCGAGGAGCACCGCCCCCCCGCGACGCCCGAGCGCGCGAAGTAG
- a CDS encoding FHA domain-containing protein — translation MDAVEYCPRCDTENSRDATVCRACGSALRSGTMVMAVAHVSSRPQVSIRVVRADGGPESLVRMQRDTLTCGQQADIALNDDPFIMPVQARFFFSGARLAIEDVGGANGVFVRLRNERELPAGGELRLGRQRLVLEPIPAAALGPGGTQVWGSPDPGYRLRLIQLLEGGLRGAAYPLKDGDNLLGREQGDIAFPTDGFVSGRHALLQVRGDRLMVRDVGSSNGTFIRLAGPTFVDNGDHFLIGRQLLRVEIQPAAA, via the coding sequence ATGGACGCCGTGGAATATTGCCCCCGCTGTGACACCGAGAATTCCCGGGATGCCACTGTGTGCCGAGCCTGTGGTTCGGCGCTGCGCTCCGGGACGATGGTGATGGCCGTGGCGCACGTCTCGTCGCGCCCGCAGGTGTCCATCCGCGTGGTGCGGGCGGACGGCGGCCCCGAGTCGCTCGTGCGCATGCAGCGCGACACCCTCACCTGCGGCCAGCAGGCGGACATCGCGCTCAACGACGACCCCTTCATCATGCCCGTGCAGGCGCGCTTCTTCTTCTCCGGCGCGAGGCTCGCCATCGAGGACGTGGGCGGCGCCAACGGCGTCTTCGTGCGCCTGCGCAACGAGCGCGAGCTGCCCGCCGGCGGAGAGCTGCGCCTGGGCCGGCAGCGCCTGGTGCTGGAGCCCATCCCCGCCGCGGCGCTGGGGCCCGGCGGCACGCAGGTGTGGGGCTCGCCGGATCCGGGCTACCGGCTGCGGCTCATCCAGCTCCTGGAGGGTGGCCTGCGCGGCGCGGCCTACCCGCTCAAGGACGGCGACAACCTGCTGGGTCGTGAGCAGGGCGACATCGCCTTCCCCACGGACGGCTTCGTGTCCGGGCGGCACGCGCTCTTGCAGGTGCGGGGGGACCGGCTGATGGTGCGCGACGTGGGCTCGTCCAACGGCACGTTCATCCGCCTGGCGGGGCCGACCTTCGTCGACAACGGCGACCACTTCCTCATCGGCCGTCAGCTGCTGCGGGTGGAGATCCAGCCCGCGGCGGCCTGA
- a CDS encoding serine/threonine-protein kinase has protein sequence MYCPSCGADAEDSSRYCPACGATLLRSAEGGDEYVGKTIASKYRVEALIGEGGMGKVYRARQLALDKVVVLKVLRHTLLSDERTVARFQREAKAASRLNHPNSISVLDFGQADDGALFIAMEYVAGQDLHQLLSREWPLGEARVVRIVLQILSALSDAHGAGVIHRDLKPENIMVEQRRNEPDFVKVLDFGIAKITDSQDEGPALTRAGFVCGTPEYMSPEQARGAVLDHRSDLYAVGVILYQLMTGLLPFESDSAVGFATKHLTEEPPPPTRRRPDARISPGMERLILRVLSKDPDDRPANAAAFKTELLSVDKERRRGGASGASDTGGRRPQASGVLAPIPRRSQAAHNAARNNTGWNDVTVEATVQGLPNSRTPVSEEATLAPEGTRTSVVAPASSGGDGIILFFKALTTVLVLGAVGFFVYYFGIGAGSGSEGNQYVAPPNAPRLLTSGSDQPDYLRQIPSNARNVDKARKLTQDGDRDVLAGELGRATSSYKEAFNFNPEAELALKLGELYWQRDNTDEARGWWVRHLTDMPDSRARAYIEVRLGSPVARPSAP, from the coding sequence GTGTACTGCCCTTCCTGCGGCGCTGACGCCGAAGACTCTTCCCGCTACTGCCCCGCCTGCGGCGCGACGCTCCTGCGCTCGGCGGAGGGCGGCGACGAATACGTGGGCAAGACGATTGCCTCCAAGTACCGGGTGGAGGCCCTCATCGGCGAAGGCGGCATGGGCAAGGTGTACCGCGCCCGTCAGCTCGCGCTGGACAAGGTGGTGGTGCTGAAGGTGCTGCGCCACACGCTCTTGTCGGACGAGCGCACCGTCGCGCGCTTCCAGCGCGAGGCCAAGGCCGCCAGCCGCCTCAACCACCCCAACTCCATCAGCGTGCTGGACTTCGGCCAGGCCGACGACGGCGCGCTCTTCATCGCGATGGAGTACGTGGCCGGTCAGGACCTGCATCAGCTCCTCAGCCGCGAGTGGCCGCTGGGCGAGGCGCGCGTGGTGCGCATCGTCCTGCAAATCCTCAGCGCGCTGTCGGACGCGCACGGCGCGGGCGTCATCCACCGGGACCTCAAGCCCGAGAACATCATGGTGGAGCAGCGCCGCAACGAGCCGGACTTCGTGAAGGTGCTGGACTTCGGCATCGCGAAGATCACCGACTCGCAGGACGAGGGCCCGGCCCTCACCCGCGCGGGCTTCGTGTGCGGCACCCCCGAGTACATGTCCCCGGAGCAGGCGCGGGGCGCGGTGCTGGACCACCGCTCGGACCTGTACGCGGTGGGCGTCATCCTCTACCAGCTGATGACGGGCCTGCTGCCCTTCGAGTCCGATTCGGCGGTGGGCTTCGCCACCAAGCACCTCACCGAGGAGCCGCCCCCGCCCACGCGCCGCCGGCCGGACGCGCGCATCTCCCCGGGCATGGAGCGGCTGATCCTCCGCGTCCTGTCCAAGGACCCGGATGACCGGCCGGCCAACGCCGCGGCCTTCAAGACGGAGCTGCTCTCCGTCGACAAGGAGCGCCGCCGCGGCGGGGCCAGCGGTGCCAGCGACACCGGCGGACGCCGTCCCCAGGCCTCCGGCGTGCTGGCCCCCATCCCTCGCAGGTCGCAGGCGGCGCACAACGCCGCGCGCAACAACACGGGCTGGAACGACGTGACGGTGGAGGCCACCGTGCAGGGCCTGCCCAACTCGCGCACCCCGGTCTCCGAGGAGGCCACGCTCGCGCCCGAGGGCACCCGCACCTCCGTGGTCGCACCCGCCTCCAGTGGCGGCGACGGCATCATCCTCTTCTTCAAGGCGCTCACCACGGTGCTGGTGCTGGGGGCGGTGGGCTTCTTCGTCTACTACTTCGGCATCGGCGCGGGCAGCGGCTCCGAGGGGAACCAGTACGTGGCCCCCCCCAACGCGCCCCGGCTGCTCACGTCGGGCTCGGATCAGCCGGACTACCTGCGGCAGATCCCCAGCAACGCGCGCAACGTGGACAAGGCGCGCAAGCTGACGCAGGACGGGGACCGCGACGTGCTGGCCGGGGAGCTGGGCCGCGCGACCTCCAGCTACAAGGAAGCCTTCAACTTCAACCCGGAAGCGGAGCTGGCCCTCAAGCTGGGCGAGCTGTACTGGCAGCGCGACAACACCGACGAGGCCCGCGGCTGGTGGGTGCGCCACCTGACCGACATGCCCGACTCGCGCGCGCGTGCGTACATCGAGGTCCGGCTGGGCAGCCCGGTGGCGCGTCCCTCGGCGCCCTGA
- a CDS encoding RelA/SpoT family protein: protein MIRLNDILQRVASYHPDPDLDIIKKAYVYSAKVHQGQLRKSGEPYLIHPLEVAGILAELKLDEASIVTGLLHDTIEDTLATAEELTELFGPEVAQLVDGVTKLSKFSASATLSQEEKQAENFRKMIIAMAQDIRVILVKLADRTHNMRTLDHMSEEKQARIGQETLDIYAPLANRLGISWIKTELEDLSFRYVKPQEFFALEEQLNKRKKEREAYIEDTCDLMRAKLQERGLKGDVSGRFKHVYSIWKKIKSQGIDFDQIHDIIAFRIIAPSVPACYEALGMVHQMWKPVPGRFKDFIAIPKPNMYQSLHTTVIGPLSERVEVQIRTAEMHKIAEEGIAAHWAYKEGRAPISKDDEKFAWLRQLMEWQQDLKDPKEFLETVKVDLFTDEVFVFTPKGDVRSLPRGATPVDFAYAIHSDVGGRCVGAKVNGKIVPLRYKLKNGDTVEVLTSPQAHPSKDWLTFVKTSRAQQRIRGFIKQQQRDKSLQLGRELVEREFKRFQLNFNKQMKSGELKKVAEELGFRVEDDLLVAIGYGKVTPQQLVQRIVPQEKLAQAEPPPRPSDGNGPGSGAGNNASMLPGLSRMTDLAKRLVGRNSRSGVQIGGVDDVLVRFGRCCNPVPGDPIAGFITRGRGVTVHTVGCEKALATDPERRVDVSWDVKGDFKRPVTLRVLTADRPGLLADITNTFSKKSVNISQANCRATGDDRAVNTFEVTISDLKQLTDLMRSIERLTGVYSVERI from the coding sequence ATGATTCGCCTGAACGACATCCTGCAGCGGGTTGCGTCGTACCACCCGGACCCCGACCTGGACATCATCAAGAAGGCGTACGTCTACTCGGCCAAGGTCCATCAGGGGCAGCTCCGCAAGTCCGGAGAGCCCTACCTGATTCACCCCCTGGAGGTGGCGGGCATCCTGGCGGAGCTGAAGCTGGACGAGGCGTCCATCGTCACCGGCCTGCTCCACGACACCATCGAGGACACGCTCGCCACCGCGGAGGAGCTCACGGAGCTGTTCGGTCCGGAGGTCGCCCAGCTGGTGGACGGCGTGACGAAGCTGTCCAAGTTCTCCGCGTCCGCGACGCTCTCCCAGGAGGAGAAGCAGGCGGAGAACTTCCGCAAGATGATCATCGCGATGGCGCAGGACATCCGCGTCATCCTCGTGAAGCTGGCGGACCGCACGCACAACATGCGGACGTTGGATCACATGTCCGAGGAGAAGCAGGCCCGCATCGGACAGGAGACGCTGGACATCTACGCGCCCCTGGCCAACCGCCTGGGCATCTCCTGGATCAAGACGGAGCTGGAGGACCTGTCCTTCCGCTACGTGAAGCCCCAGGAGTTCTTCGCGCTGGAGGAGCAGCTCAACAAGCGCAAGAAGGAGCGCGAGGCGTACATCGAGGACACCTGCGACCTGATGCGCGCCAAGCTCCAGGAGCGCGGCCTCAAGGGCGACGTCAGCGGGCGCTTCAAGCACGTCTACAGCATCTGGAAGAAGATCAAGTCGCAGGGCATCGACTTCGATCAGATCCACGACATCATCGCGTTCCGCATCATCGCGCCGTCCGTGCCCGCCTGCTACGAGGCGCTGGGCATGGTGCACCAGATGTGGAAGCCGGTGCCCGGGCGCTTCAAGGACTTCATCGCCATCCCGAAGCCCAACATGTACCAGTCCCTGCACACCACGGTGATTGGGCCGTTGAGCGAGCGCGTGGAGGTGCAGATCCGCACCGCGGAGATGCACAAGATCGCCGAGGAGGGCATCGCGGCGCACTGGGCCTACAAGGAAGGCCGCGCGCCCATCTCCAAGGACGACGAGAAGTTCGCCTGGCTGCGCCAGCTGATGGAGTGGCAGCAGGACCTCAAGGACCCCAAGGAGTTCCTGGAGACGGTGAAGGTGGACCTCTTCACCGACGAGGTCTTCGTCTTCACGCCCAAGGGCGACGTGCGCAGCCTGCCGCGCGGCGCGACGCCGGTGGACTTCGCGTACGCCATCCACTCCGACGTGGGCGGCCGGTGCGTGGGCGCCAAGGTGAACGGCAAGATTGTTCCCCTGCGCTACAAGCTGAAGAACGGCGACACGGTGGAGGTGCTCACCAGCCCTCAGGCGCACCCGTCCAAGGACTGGCTCACCTTCGTCAAGACGAGCCGCGCGCAGCAGCGCATCCGCGGCTTCATCAAGCAGCAGCAGCGCGACAAGAGCCTGCAGCTGGGCCGCGAGCTGGTGGAGCGCGAGTTCAAGCGCTTCCAGCTCAACTTCAACAAGCAGATGAAGTCCGGCGAGCTCAAGAAGGTCGCCGAGGAGCTGGGCTTCCGCGTCGAGGACGACCTGCTGGTCGCCATCGGCTACGGCAAGGTGACGCCGCAGCAGCTGGTGCAGCGCATCGTGCCGCAGGAGAAGCTGGCGCAGGCGGAGCCGCCCCCGCGCCCCTCGGACGGCAACGGGCCGGGCAGCGGCGCGGGGAACAACGCCTCCATGCTGCCGGGCCTGTCGCGCATGACGGACCTGGCCAAGCGGCTGGTGGGGCGCAACAGCCGCAGCGGCGTCCAGATTGGCGGCGTGGACGACGTGCTGGTGCGCTTCGGGCGCTGTTGCAACCCCGTTCCCGGGGACCCCATCGCGGGGTTCATCACCCGGGGGCGGGGCGTGACGGTGCACACGGTGGGGTGTGAGAAGGCCCTGGCCACGGACCCCGAGCGGCGCGTGGACGTGTCCTGGGACGTGAAGGGCGACTTCAAGCGGCCCGTCACGCTGCGCGTGCTGACGGCCGACCGGCCGGGCCTGCTGGCGGACATCACCAACACGTTCTCCAAGAAGAGCGTCAACATCTCCCAGGCGAACTGCCGGGCCACCGGCGACGACCGGGCGGTGAACACCTTCGAGGTCACCATCTCCGACCTCAAGCAGCTGACGGACCTGATGCGCTCCATCGAGCGGTTGACGGGCGTCTACTCGGTCGAGCGAATCTAG
- a CDS encoding DNA integrity scanning protein DisA nucleotide-binding domain protein, translated as MSDNTKFDREFLRSALSLAAKSEVDHFLYISDTPIPPEDLRGKPARKKLVYAVTLDKLAQEHQHKKFRALVIPAYDYSRTERVKVALVSALSQGAFKEGDLVLCMTGKVGRAPDTLMQMRIGGSLDDRLAIEGVKLGEEFNSQVVDALIQLALQIGQEGFEGHPIGTIITIGDHTAVLEKSRQLTINPFQGLSESERNVLDPKIRDAIKNFSVLDGAFVIREDGVVLSAGRYLSANDDTVKIPLGLGARHAAAAGITSTTHCIALVVSQTSGAVRLLKGGNIVLELHQTARRN; from the coding sequence TTGAGCGACAACACGAAGTTCGATCGGGAATTCTTGCGCTCGGCGCTTTCCCTGGCCGCCAAGAGCGAGGTCGACCACTTCCTCTACATCAGCGACACGCCGATTCCGCCGGAGGACCTCCGGGGTAAGCCCGCGCGCAAGAAGCTGGTGTACGCGGTGACGCTGGACAAGCTGGCGCAGGAGCACCAGCACAAGAAGTTCCGCGCGCTCGTCATCCCCGCGTACGACTACTCGCGCACGGAGCGGGTGAAGGTGGCGCTCGTGTCCGCGCTGTCGCAGGGGGCGTTCAAGGAAGGCGACCTCGTGCTCTGCATGACGGGCAAGGTGGGCCGCGCGCCGGACACGCTGATGCAGATGCGCATCGGCGGGTCGCTGGACGACCGGCTGGCCATCGAGGGCGTGAAGCTGGGCGAGGAGTTCAACTCGCAGGTGGTGGACGCGCTCATCCAGCTGGCGCTCCAGATTGGCCAGGAGGGCTTCGAGGGCCACCCCATCGGGACCATCATCACGATTGGCGACCACACGGCCGTGCTGGAGAAGAGCCGGCAGCTCACCATCAACCCGTTCCAGGGCCTGTCGGAGTCCGAGCGCAACGTGCTCGACCCGAAGATCCGCGACGCCATCAAGAACTTCTCCGTGCTGGACGGCGCGTTCGTCATCCGCGAGGACGGCGTGGTGCTCTCCGCGGGCCGCTACCTGTCCGCCAACGACGACACGGTGAAGATCCCCCTGGGCCTGGGCGCGCGCCACGCGGCCGCCGCGGGCATCACCTCCACCACCCACTGCATCGCGCTCGTCGTGAGCCAGACGTCCGGCGCGGTGCGGCTGCTCAAGGGCGGCAACATCGTGCTGGAGCTGCACCAGACGGCGCGGCGCAACTAG
- a CDS encoding RidA family protein yields MARKAIHSDDAPKAIGPYSQAVQVDAGKMTFLSGQIPLDPKTMELVPGDVVAQAEQVMKNLKAVLAASGLDFSHVVRCTIFLTDLGDFAKVNEVYGRAFTGSPPARATVQVSALPRGSKVEIDAIAVS; encoded by the coding sequence ATGGCGCGCAAGGCAATCCACTCGGACGACGCCCCCAAGGCGATTGGCCCCTACTCCCAGGCCGTGCAGGTGGACGCCGGGAAGATGACGTTCCTGTCCGGCCAGATTCCCCTGGACCCGAAGACGATGGAGCTCGTCCCCGGTGACGTCGTCGCGCAGGCCGAGCAGGTGATGAAGAACCTGAAGGCCGTGCTCGCCGCCAGCGGCCTGGACTTCTCCCACGTCGTGCGCTGCACCATCTTCCTCACCGACCTGGGTGACTTCGCCAAGGTGAACGAGGTGTACGGCCGCGCCTTCACCGGCTCCCCGCCGGCCCGCGCCACCGTGCAGGTGTCCGCGCTGCCGCGCGGCTCCAAGGTGGAGATCGACGCCATCGCGGTGTCCTGA
- a CDS encoding TraR/DksA family transcriptional regulator: protein MNQKDLKRYKKMLEDSKASLLESAKKTLVEESSFDTDDLPDEIDQAASEYTQSMVFRLRDREKFLLQKIDAALKRVEDGTFGICERCEEDISPKRLDARPVTTLCIRCKEEQEKKEKSYG, encoded by the coding sequence GTGAACCAGAAAGATCTCAAGCGTTACAAGAAGATGCTCGAGGACAGCAAAGCGAGCCTGCTCGAAAGCGCGAAGAAGACCCTGGTGGAGGAATCGTCCTTCGACACGGACGACCTGCCTGACGAAATCGACCAGGCCGCCTCCGAGTACACCCAGTCCATGGTCTTCCGTCTGCGCGACCGGGAGAAGTTCCTCCTGCAGAAGATCGACGCCGCGCTCAAGCGCGTGGAGGACGGCACCTTCGGCATCTGCGAGCGCTGCGAGGAGGACATCTCCCCCAAGCGTCTGGATGCGCGTCCGGTGACGACGCTCTGCATCCGCTGCAAGGAAGAGCAGGAGAAGAAGGAGAAGTCCTACGGCTGA
- a CDS encoding vWA domain-containing protein yields MLARRLTPLRQRLDALRQPVAARGGAWSWPFGRKLKGPEDLGLPVLVALDRELDRVGIHTAADARLLLALGTQRGRAGALAQGLSARASQALEEFEECLRLVERAHRSGEMPPGALTALDRGFVRLARAVKVADLFGRPLEAQGGDDAPFEIFERPNETTRERPPTNARLAIAELLAARARDNVIDLVQKRRDLDLAHEMLLRLGTTDADRARSMALRSDVAEARERVREVPPTRSLEALVRGVRESAQKDPRGAYRSLQGLYERAIEAGDAELASAARRALTPLLPPESRLTRMVEEAEAGARLQWLGEADAEADSGREAEDAPDEQLADLAFSLKPEQLATFDLAAGCARYFDVEDALSEEIVEQDAAAARAVPRQVPYPTQTMSFATTGSLDEVHHFVITDPRRILQDLAAHRQLVRTYLDDAPPPKPRKVKRTAVRVYVCDASGSMHGARARFRDALIIAELNNLRVKARRGENFDPLYFSFFNDVPTELARVDTAAEATRQIEKLFRDSPAEGQTDISLALLSAFDSIRAAQGRDPYLARATVVLITDGEDRVDLDLIRRTRAPMGALDIALSFISLGEENPDLKSLVLEQRAAGGRAFYHPLSDEEIRWARTEFDTPWRTLLPRDVPASLEALEALAPHLDALEAVAAGRAPGTGVAVEASFDALFPSTPPAPTVPEVPGMELVARVTDILEAVGEAASLAPADRRATESVVLLQHLLSVYGLTPARYLAVLSGGTRPVGEALERVRLLCRPFG; encoded by the coding sequence GTGCTGGCGCGTCGGCTCACTCCCCTGCGGCAGCGCCTGGATGCGCTCCGCCAGCCCGTGGCGGCCCGCGGCGGCGCGTGGTCCTGGCCCTTCGGCCGCAAGCTGAAGGGGCCGGAGGACCTGGGCCTGCCGGTGCTCGTGGCGCTCGACCGCGAGCTGGACCGCGTGGGCATCCACACCGCCGCGGATGCCCGGCTGCTGCTCGCGCTGGGCACCCAGCGGGGCAGGGCGGGGGCGCTCGCGCAGGGGCTCTCGGCGCGCGCGAGCCAGGCCTTGGAGGAGTTCGAGGAGTGCCTGCGCCTGGTGGAGCGGGCGCACCGCTCCGGGGAGATGCCGCCGGGTGCATTGACGGCGCTCGACCGCGGCTTCGTGCGGCTGGCCCGCGCGGTAAAGGTGGCGGACCTCTTCGGCCGTCCGCTGGAGGCGCAGGGCGGGGACGATGCGCCGTTTGAAATCTTCGAGCGCCCGAACGAGACGACCCGGGAGCGGCCGCCGACCAACGCGCGCCTGGCCATCGCGGAGCTGCTGGCCGCCCGTGCTCGGGACAACGTCATCGACCTGGTGCAGAAGCGGCGCGACCTGGACCTGGCCCACGAGATGCTGCTGCGCCTGGGCACGACGGACGCGGACCGCGCGCGGAGCATGGCGCTGCGCAGCGACGTGGCGGAGGCGCGGGAGCGGGTGCGCGAGGTGCCGCCCACGCGGTCCCTGGAGGCGCTGGTGCGCGGCGTGCGGGAGTCCGCCCAGAAAGACCCTCGGGGCGCCTACCGTTCGTTGCAGGGCCTCTACGAGCGCGCCATCGAAGCGGGGGACGCGGAGCTGGCCTCGGCGGCGCGGCGCGCGCTGACGCCGCTGCTGCCCCCGGAGTCCCGGCTGACGCGGATGGTGGAGGAGGCGGAGGCGGGCGCGCGGCTGCAGTGGCTGGGGGAGGCGGACGCCGAGGCGGACTCCGGACGCGAGGCGGAGGACGCGCCGGACGAGCAGCTCGCGGACCTGGCGTTCTCCCTGAAGCCGGAACAGCTGGCCACGTTCGACCTGGCGGCCGGGTGCGCTCGCTACTTCGACGTGGAGGACGCGCTGTCGGAGGAGATCGTCGAGCAGGACGCCGCAGCGGCCCGGGCCGTCCCGCGCCAGGTGCCCTATCCGACGCAGACGATGTCGTTCGCCACGACGGGGAGCCTGGACGAGGTCCACCACTTCGTCATCACGGATCCGCGGCGCATCCTCCAGGACCTCGCGGCGCACCGGCAGCTGGTGCGCACCTACCTGGACGACGCGCCGCCGCCCAAGCCGCGCAAGGTGAAGCGCACCGCCGTGCGCGTCTACGTCTGTGACGCCTCCGGCTCCATGCACGGCGCGCGGGCTCGCTTCCGCGACGCGCTGATCATCGCGGAGCTCAACAACCTGCGCGTGAAGGCGCGGCGCGGAGAGAACTTCGACCCGCTCTACTTCAGCTTCTTCAACGACGTACCCACGGAGCTGGCCCGCGTGGACACCGCCGCGGAGGCGACGCGGCAGATTGAAAAGCTCTTCCGGGACTCGCCCGCGGAGGGGCAGACGGACATCTCGCTGGCTCTCCTGTCCGCGTTCGACTCCATCCGCGCCGCGCAGGGGCGCGACCCGTACCTCGCGCGCGCCACGGTGGTGCTGATCACCGACGGCGAGGACCGCGTGGACCTGGACCTCATCCGCCGCACCCGCGCGCCCATGGGGGCGCTGGACATCGCGCTGAGCTTCATCTCGCTGGGCGAGGAGAACCCGGACCTCAAGTCCCTGGTGCTGGAGCAGCGCGCCGCCGGAGGCCGCGCCTTCTACCACCCGCTCTCCGACGAGGAGATCCGCTGGGCGCGCACGGAGTTCGACACGCCCTGGCGCACGCTGCTGCCGCGCGACGTGCCGGCCTCGCTGGAGGCACTGGAGGCGCTGGCCCCGCACCTGGACGCGCTGGAGGCGGTGGCGGCCGGCCGCGCGCCCGGGACAGGCGTCGCCGTGGAGGCCTCCTTCGACGCGCTCTTCCCGTCCACGCCCCCTGCGCCCACCGTGCCGGAGGTGCCCGGCATGGAGCTGGTGGCGCGGGTGACGGACATCCTGGAGGCGGTGGGCGAGGCCGCGTCGCTCGCCCCCGCGGACCGGCGCGCGACGGAGAGCGTGGTGCTGCTGCAGCACCTGCTGTCCGTCTACGGACTCACGCCCGCGCGCTACCTGGCCGTGCTGTCCGGCGGCACGCGTCCGGTGGGCGAGGCGTTGGAACGGGTGCGGCTGCTCTGCCGCCCGTTCGGGTAG
- a CDS encoding FHA domain-containing protein, with translation MSQLLLSALPVVCPNCDGYNPPRSATCVLCGQALEEAAAAPRPVAAPPARPATPPPAAGPGRPAAVASFTRPGEVLAPPAPPLHPSAVPPGLKPSARTPPPTAAQGLMVEARRAAQPAGTPPPPPRAGYGPALPPANTRPPPPVPDSALPPRGGTGATAPVPGGTPPTPTGATARPAPVASRFGLAVIAGTTRGQRYKLPVTGCVVGRQRGAILFPDDVFVSPLHATFLVKDGALFVRDESSASGVYVTFAGTEPLAPRALFSAGQRLFRFTGRVEAPPPVPGRPNPYGSPVPLGQALYGVEEVHMGGRAGRAVVTAAALLTIGQAHCDLAYPNDEGLAGRHCELSPTATGAMLRDLSGGLGTFVRIPPATERPLRPGDRVRLGQHVMQVETLG, from the coding sequence ATGTCTCAGCTTCTGTTGTCCGCGCTCCCGGTGGTCTGCCCGAATTGTGACGGCTACAACCCGCCACGCTCGGCCACCTGCGTGCTGTGCGGCCAGGCGCTGGAAGAGGCCGCCGCGGCCCCCCGCCCGGTGGCCGCGCCCCCTGCCCGGCCGGCGACGCCGCCCCCGGCCGCGGGCCCCGGCCGTCCCGCCGCCGTCGCCAGCTTCACGCGGCCTGGCGAGGTGCTCGCCCCGCCCGCGCCGCCCCTGCATCCCAGCGCGGTACCGCCCGGGCTCAAGCCCTCCGCGCGCACCCCGCCGCCCACCGCCGCCCAGGGGCTGATGGTGGAGGCCCGCCGGGCCGCGCAGCCCGCGGGAACCCCGCCGCCCCCGCCGCGAGCAGGCTACGGGCCTGCCCTTCCGCCCGCGAACACCCGTCCGCCTCCCCCGGTGCCGGACAGCGCGCTGCCCCCTCGGGGCGGCACGGGGGCCACGGCCCCGGTCCCGGGTGGCACGCCCCCCACGCCCACGGGCGCCACGGCGAGGCCCGCGCCGGTGGCGTCGCGCTTCGGGCTGGCGGTGATCGCCGGGACGACGCGCGGCCAGCGCTACAAGCTGCCAGTGACCGGCTGCGTGGTGGGCCGCCAGCGCGGCGCCATCCTCTTCCCGGACGACGTCTTCGTGTCGCCGCTGCACGCGACCTTCCTGGTGAAGGACGGCGCCCTCTTCGTGCGTGACGAGTCCAGCGCGTCGGGCGTCTACGTCACCTTCGCCGGCACGGAGCCCCTGGCGCCGCGCGCCCTCTTCAGCGCCGGCCAGCGGCTGTTCCGCTTCACCGGCCGCGTGGAGGCCCCTCCGCCCGTCCCCGGCCGCCCCAACCCCTACGGCTCGCCGGTGCCGCTCGGCCAGGCGCTGTACGGCGTGGAAGAGGTGCACATGGGTGGTAGGGCGGGCCGCGCGGTGGTGACGGCCGCGGCGCTGCTCACCATCGGACAGGCGCACTGCGACCTGGCGTACCCGAATGACGAGGGGCTCGCCGGCCGCCACTGCGAGCTGAGCCCCACCGCGACGGGCGCGATGCTGCGCGACCTGTCCGGCGGCCTGGGCACCTTCGTGCGCATCCCGCCCGCGACGGAGCGGCCCCTGCGTCCGGGCGACCGCGTCCGCCTGGGCCAGCACGTCATGCAGGTGGAGACGCTGGGCTGA